A portion of the Coturnix japonica isolate 7356 chromosome 4, Coturnix japonica 2.1, whole genome shotgun sequence genome contains these proteins:
- the HPSE gene encoding heparanase isoform X2, with protein sequence MLVLLLLLLLLSVPPRQTAELQLGLREAIGAVSPAFLSLTLDASLARDPRFVALLRHPKLHTLASGLSPGYLRFGGTNTDFLIFNPKKDSTWEEEALSEFQANDVCEAQPSFAVVPNLLLTQWPIQEKLLLAEQSWKKHKNTTITRNTLDILHTFASCSGFRLVFGLNALLRRAGLRWDSSNAKQLLGYCAQRSYNISWELGNEPNSFRKKSGIYIDGFQLGRDFIHLRQLLSQYPLYRHAELYGPDVGQPHKHTQSLLRSFLKSGGKAIDAVTWHHYYVNGRSATREDFLSPDVLDSFATAVHDVLEIVEATVPGKKVWLGETSSAYGGGAPQLSNTYVAGFMWLDKLGLAARHGIDVVMRQVFFGAGSYHLVDASFTPLPDYWLSLLYKRLVGTRVLEASVERADVRRLRVYLHCTNPRHPKYREGDVTLFALNLSNVTQSLQLPKRLWSKSVDQYLLLPHGKDSILSREVQLNGRLLRMVDNETLPALHEMALAPGSMLGLPAFSYGFYVIRNAKAIACI encoded by the exons atgctggtgctgctgctgctgttgctgttgctctCTGTGCCGCCGAGGCAGAcggcagagctgcagctggggctgcgGGAAGCCATCGGGGCGGTAAGCCCAGCCTTCCTCTCTCTTACACTGGATGCCAGCTTGGCCCGTGACCCGCGCTTTGTTGCCCTGCTCAg ACACCCCAAGCTGCACACTCTGGCCAGCGGGCTCTCCCCAGGATACCTGAGGTTTGGTGGTACCAATACAGACTTCCTGATCTTCAATCCCAAAAAAGATTCAACCTGGGAAGAGGAAGCCTTGTCGGAATTTCAGGCCAATG ATGTGTGTGAAGCACAGCCCAGCTTTGCTGTGGTTCCAAATCTTCTGCTCACCCAGTGGCCCATCCAGGAGAAACTGCTCCTCGCTGAACAGTCctggaaaaagcacaaaaacaccACCATTACAA ggaaCACTCTGGACATCCTCCACACGTTTGCCAGCTGCTCAGGCTTCCGCCTGGTGTTTGGGCTGAACGCACTGCTGCGCAGGGCTGGCCTGCGCTGGGACAGCTCCAACgccaagcagctgctgggctaCTGTGCACAGCGCAGCTACAACATCTCCTGGGAGCTGGGCAATG AGCCCAACAGCTTCAGGAAGAAGTCGGGCATTTACATCGATGGCTTCCAGCTGGGACGTGATTTTATCCACCTGCGGCAGCTCCTGAGCCAGTATCCCCTGTACCGACACGCTGAGCTGTACGGCCctgatgtggggcagccccacaagCACACCCAGAGCCTGCTCAGAAG CTTCCTGAAATCCGGAGGGAAGGCGATTGACGCTGTCACCTGGCACCA CTACTATGTAAATGGCCGAAGTGCAACGAGGGAGGATTTCCTGAGCCCTGATGTGCTGGACTCCTTTGCCACCGCTGTACATGATGTCCTGGAG ATCGTGGAAGCAACAGTGCCCGGCAAGAAGGTATGGCTGGGTGAGACCAGCTCAGCATATGGTGGGGGGGCCCCCCAGCTCTCCAACACCTATGTGGCCGGATTCAT GTGGCTGGACAAGCTGGGGCTGGCGGCTCGGCATGGCATTGATGTGGTGATGAGGCAGGTCTTCTTTGGTGCTGGCAGCTATCACCTGGTGGATGCCAGCTTCACGCCCTTGCCG GACTACTGGCTGTCGCTGCTATACAAGAGGCTGGTGGGCACCCGGGTACTGGAGGCCAGCGTGGAGCGAGCGGATGTGCGGCGCCTGCGGGTCTACCTGCACTGCACCAACCCTCGGCA CCCCAAATACCGGGAAGGGGATGTGACACTGTTTGCCTTGAACCTCTCCAACGTGACCCAGAGCTTGCAGCTGCCTAAGCGGTTGTGGAGTAAGAGCGTGGATCAGtacctgctgctgccccacggCAAGGACAGCATCCTGTCCAG AGAGGTGCAGCTGAATGGCCGCCTGCTGCGGATGGTGGACAATGAGACGCTCCCCGCACTGCACGAGATGGCCCTTGCCCCTGGCAGCATGCTCGGCCTGCCAGCCTTCTCTTATGGTTTCTACGTGATCAGGAATGCTAAGGCCATTGCTTGCATTTGA
- the HPSE gene encoding heparanase isoform X1, which yields MLVLLLLLLLLSVPPRQTAELQLGLREAIGAVSPAFLSLTLDASLARDPRFVALLRHPKLHTLASGLSPGYLRFGGTNTDFLIFNPKKDSTWEEEALSEFQANGNVCEAQPSFAVVPNLLLTQWPIQEKLLLAEQSWKKHKNTTITRNTLDILHTFASCSGFRLVFGLNALLRRAGLRWDSSNAKQLLGYCAQRSYNISWELGNEPNSFRKKSGIYIDGFQLGRDFIHLRQLLSQYPLYRHAELYGPDVGQPHKHTQSLLRSFLKSGGKAIDAVTWHHYYVNGRSATREDFLSPDVLDSFATAVHDVLEIVEATVPGKKVWLGETSSAYGGGAPQLSNTYVAGFMWLDKLGLAARHGIDVVMRQVFFGAGSYHLVDASFTPLPDYWLSLLYKRLVGTRVLEASVERADVRRLRVYLHCTNPRHPKYREGDVTLFALNLSNVTQSLQLPKRLWSKSVDQYLLLPHGKDSILSREVQLNGRLLRMVDNETLPALHEMALAPGSMLGLPAFSYGFYVIRNAKAIACI from the exons atgctggtgctgctgctgctgttgctgttgctctCTGTGCCGCCGAGGCAGAcggcagagctgcagctggggctgcgGGAAGCCATCGGGGCGGTAAGCCCAGCCTTCCTCTCTCTTACACTGGATGCCAGCTTGGCCCGTGACCCGCGCTTTGTTGCCCTGCTCAg ACACCCCAAGCTGCACACTCTGGCCAGCGGGCTCTCCCCAGGATACCTGAGGTTTGGTGGTACCAATACAGACTTCCTGATCTTCAATCCCAAAAAAGATTCAACCTGGGAAGAGGAAGCCTTGTCGGAATTTCAGGCCAATGGCA ATGTGTGTGAAGCACAGCCCAGCTTTGCTGTGGTTCCAAATCTTCTGCTCACCCAGTGGCCCATCCAGGAGAAACTGCTCCTCGCTGAACAGTCctggaaaaagcacaaaaacaccACCATTACAA ggaaCACTCTGGACATCCTCCACACGTTTGCCAGCTGCTCAGGCTTCCGCCTGGTGTTTGGGCTGAACGCACTGCTGCGCAGGGCTGGCCTGCGCTGGGACAGCTCCAACgccaagcagctgctgggctaCTGTGCACAGCGCAGCTACAACATCTCCTGGGAGCTGGGCAATG AGCCCAACAGCTTCAGGAAGAAGTCGGGCATTTACATCGATGGCTTCCAGCTGGGACGTGATTTTATCCACCTGCGGCAGCTCCTGAGCCAGTATCCCCTGTACCGACACGCTGAGCTGTACGGCCctgatgtggggcagccccacaagCACACCCAGAGCCTGCTCAGAAG CTTCCTGAAATCCGGAGGGAAGGCGATTGACGCTGTCACCTGGCACCA CTACTATGTAAATGGCCGAAGTGCAACGAGGGAGGATTTCCTGAGCCCTGATGTGCTGGACTCCTTTGCCACCGCTGTACATGATGTCCTGGAG ATCGTGGAAGCAACAGTGCCCGGCAAGAAGGTATGGCTGGGTGAGACCAGCTCAGCATATGGTGGGGGGGCCCCCCAGCTCTCCAACACCTATGTGGCCGGATTCAT GTGGCTGGACAAGCTGGGGCTGGCGGCTCGGCATGGCATTGATGTGGTGATGAGGCAGGTCTTCTTTGGTGCTGGCAGCTATCACCTGGTGGATGCCAGCTTCACGCCCTTGCCG GACTACTGGCTGTCGCTGCTATACAAGAGGCTGGTGGGCACCCGGGTACTGGAGGCCAGCGTGGAGCGAGCGGATGTGCGGCGCCTGCGGGTCTACCTGCACTGCACCAACCCTCGGCA CCCCAAATACCGGGAAGGGGATGTGACACTGTTTGCCTTGAACCTCTCCAACGTGACCCAGAGCTTGCAGCTGCCTAAGCGGTTGTGGAGTAAGAGCGTGGATCAGtacctgctgctgccccacggCAAGGACAGCATCCTGTCCAG AGAGGTGCAGCTGAATGGCCGCCTGCTGCGGATGGTGGACAATGAGACGCTCCCCGCACTGCACGAGATGGCCCTTGCCCCTGGCAGCATGCTCGGCCTGCCAGCCTTCTCTTATGGTTTCTACGTGATCAGGAATGCTAAGGCCATTGCTTGCATTTGA